The stretch of DNA GATCCTCGTGAAGCAGAAGCGTCTCGCGAAGACCGCGCCGGTGCCCTGCGTCGTTCGCGATCCCTCGACGCAGATCCTCGCCGAGGACGACAGCCTGGCCGAAAACACCCAGCGCGTGGCTCTGCATCCCCTCGACCAGTTCCGCGCCTTCCTCGACATGCGCAACAAGGGCATGACCGAAGAGGAGATCGCGGCCGCCTTCTTTACCACGGTTCAGGTCGTCAGGCAGCGGCTTCGCCTCGCCACCGTCTCTCCCGTGCTGCTCGACGTCTATGCCGAGGACGGCATGACGCTGGAGATGCTGATGGCCTTCACCGTCAATCCCGACCATGCCCGTCAGGAACAGGTCTGGGAGAGCATCCGCAATTCCTGGCAGAAGGAGCCGTGGCAGATCCGGCGCATGCTGACCGAAACCACCGTCCCGGCGTCCGACAAGCGCGCCCGCTTCATCGGCCTCGAAGCCTATGAGGCGGCGGGCGGCGCGATTCTGCGCGATCTCTTCTCCCACGACAATGACGGCTGGCTGCAGGACGTCTCCCTGCTCGACCGCCTGGTTGACGAGAAGCTGAAGGTGATGGCCGACGAGATTGCCGACCAGGGCTGGAAGTGGATCGACGCTTCGGTCGAACTCCCCTACGGCCATGCCAGCGGCCTGCGCAAGCTGACCGGCACGGCGCAGGACCTCACCGAAGACGAACGGGCGGCCCGCGAGGCTCTCCGCAATGAGTATGACGATCTCGAATCGGAATATGCGGAGGCCGACGATCTGCCCGAAGAGGTGGATCAGCGTCTCGCCGAGATCGAGGCCGCCCTCGACGCCTTCGAGAACCGCCCCGTCAGCTTCGATCCGGACGAGATCGCCCGCGCCGGCGTTTTCCTCAGTATCGACCGGGACGGCCAACTCGTCGTCGATCGCGGCTATGTCCGTCCCGAGGACGAGCCCGAAGCCGCCGTCGAGGGCGACGACTCCGGGACCGGTGACGAGGCCGACATCGACCGCGTTGACGCCGATGTCGATCCTTCGGCTCGGCGCGCCGCAATCACCATCGGCAGCCAGCCGACGGACACGGATGACGACGAAGGCGACGTCATCAAGCCGCTGCCGGAACGCCTGGTGACGGAGCTGACGGCCGAGCGGACACTTGCGCTGCGCGACAGGCTGGCGAACAACCCGTCCGTCGCGTTCCTGGCCGTG from Rhodoligotrophos sp. CJ14 encodes:
- a CDS encoding ParB/RepB/Spo0J family partition protein, yielding MATAAQKLTLSPSRDIPFNKLVLSQSNVRRVKAGVSVEELAEDIARRGTLLQSLNVRPVLDADGNETGMYEVPAGGRRYQALAILVKQKRLAKTAPVPCVVRDPSTQILAEDDSLAENTQRVALHPLDQFRAFLDMRNKGMTEEEIAAAFFTTVQVVRQRLRLATVSPVLLDVYAEDGMTLEMLMAFTVNPDHARQEQVWESIRNSWQKEPWQIRRMLTETTVPASDKRARFIGLEAYEAAGGAILRDLFSHDNDGWLQDVSLLDRLVDEKLKVMADEIADQGWKWIDASVELPYGHASGLRKLTGTAQDLTEDERAAREALRNEYDDLESEYAEADDLPEEVDQRLAEIEAALDAFENRPVSFDPDEIARAGVFLSIDRDGQLVVDRGYVRPEDEPEAAVEGDDSGTGDEADIDRVDADVDPSARRAAITIGSQPTDTDDDEGDVIKPLPERLVTELTAERTLALRDRLANNPSVAFLAVLHKFCRDVFSRYTSYSPAMEVSVRNTGFSLQAPGLKDTPAAQAIEERHKAWEARMPTDEASLWDWLISLEGTEQAALFAHCAAFGVNALYEKADRYGGGTVTVHGIQQRLAEADRLARAVELDMVEAGWRPTVENYLGRVTKPRILEAVREGAGERAAELIDHLKKGDMAREAERLLADTGWLPEPLRLVAEEPAELSAEHDDGEALPDFLAGDDEHDATDGTDEPAVLVAAE